DNA sequence from the Pedobacter schmidteae genome:
GCGTATTATTGCACTGTTTTTTTAAATACTCATCTTTTTTGCCTGCAGTTTTACTCCTTTCCATCTCCTGAAGTATTACTGCCCCTCTACCTTTGAGCCCTCCTTTGTGATGCTGAATTTCACCTGAGGTATTACGCTTTCGTATCTCCTGAAGTATTACTGTCCCTCTACCTTGGAGTCCTCCTTTGTAATGCTGAATTTCACCTGAGGTATTACGCTTTCGTATCTCCTGAAGTATTACTGTCCCTCTACCTTGGAGTCCTCCTTTGTAATGCTGAATTTCACCTGAGGTATTACGCTTTGGTATCTCCTGAAGCATTACTGTCCCTCTACCTTTGAGCCCTCCTTTGTGATGCTGAATTTCACCTGAGGTATTACGCTTTCGTATCTCCTGAAGTCTTACTGCCCCTCTACCTTGGAGCCCTCCTTTGTGATGCTGAATTTCACCTGAGGTATTACGCTTTCGTATCTCCTGAAGTATTACTGTCCCTATACCTTTGAGCCCTCCTTTGTAATGCTGAATGGGGCACCATTCGGAAGTATTCAAAATTCTGGAAGAAACTCCAATACTTTACTTTAAATTAATATTTAAAATAATATTTAATCTAAAGTGTATTATTTAACTTTAATGTTATATATTTGCCATATCAAAATCAAATATATGCCGGAACAATCAGGTACAATCGACCGAAGCAGAAGCGCTGGAGATGAAGAGGATCAGCTGACCCGCTTTATTGATCCTTACTCCGACTTTGGCTTTAAACATATTTTCGGAAAATCGCCCAATCGCGATTTTCTAATCAAATTCTTAAATGGGGTTTTTAAGGATAGAAAAGTAATTGTCGACATTCAATACAACAGCACCGAATATAAAGGGCCGGGAAAAAATTATCGGAAAACCATCTTTGACTTGTATTGCACTGGCCACAACGGTGAAAAATTCATCATTGAAATACAGAAAGCGAAAGTTGATAATTTTAAAGACAGAAGTATTTTTTACACCGCCAACCTGATACAAGAGCAAGGCATAGGAGTAATTGCCAATTGGGATTATTTACTGCCTGAGATCTACTTTCTTGCCATCATGAACTTTAAATTTGACAATAGTCATCCTGATCATTTTATACATGATGTACGATTAATGGAAATTAACACCAATCAGGAGTTCTATCCAAAAATAGGATACATCTTTATTGAAATGCCAAAGTTCAAAAAGACTGAATCTCAGCTCGAAAACGAACTCGATGAATGGCTATACATCTTAAATAATTTAAAAAAATTAAATGAAATTCCGGTATCTTTGAGAGAAAAGAAAGAATACCAAAAAGTATTCGAAGCCGCGGAAGTTGGAAATTTAACACCTGAAGAAATGAATGAATATCAGCAAAGTTTAAAAATACAACGTGACAACAATGCTGTCATGAATTATGCAATAAAGGAGGCGACCGCTAAAGCCACTTCGAAAGGCCTTTCGAAAGGTATTTCTCAAGGTATGCACAAAAGCGCTATAGCTATAGCTGTTGAAATGCTCGCCAATAATGAACCAATAGAAAAGATTATAAAGTATACTAAGCTTTCAAGGGAGGAAATTCAAAAGCTCTAATTCGAATTGGGGATTTAAAATAATCAAGGTACCCCTGGTGGTGTTACCGTTTTTTGGTTTCCTTGGGTGGATAACCGTAATATCTTTTAAATGTCCTGCTGAAGTGATAAATATCCTTATAACCGGCAGCAGCGGCAGCCTCGCCCACAGTAAGCTCTTCACGATTGAGCAACTCATATGCTTTTTCCATACGGCGTTTTAAGATAAACTTGGTAACGGTAATACCAAAGGTCTTCACAAACAGCCGGTTTAATGTCCGTTCGGTAATGCTAAAATGATCGGCAGTCTCCTTAGTTTCCCCAAAGTCGGGCTGCCCCAGTTTTTTAAGAATATAAGCCTTAATTTTATATGCAGTATCTGAAGTAGATATCAGCTCATCTTCGTTTTCAACAATTTTTAGAGGCTTAAACCCGGCACTTTCCAGGAACACCTTGTTCTCGATATATTCCTCCTGCGATAAATTAAGCAATGAGGCACAATATTGGTAAGGCAAACCATCAACAGGATGATTTGTCAGAAATTCTCTGATCCGATCCAATGGCGGAAGCCGCAACATCATCGCTTTGGTATCTGCAGCATTGGTGTCCTGAAAAATAATGTGCTGTATCAGTTTTTGCGTTTCGGGATATCGCTCCAATTTAAGTACATCCGATTTTTTTATTTCCAGTACTTTTACCTCCCCAATTGCCTCAAACCGGAAACGCACCGGTGTATTCTCAAAAAAACTGTTCATATCGGTAACAATTTGTTTAGAATAGTAAATCCTTTCCACAATTTCTTCTCCCCGTTGCCCTATTCGGATAACCAAAATGAAGCCACTAAGCAATTGCCAGGCCTTGGCCGCAATATTCCCCGGCTTTAAAAAGATGGAATGAGACTTTTTCCGTTTTTCGGTCA
Encoded proteins:
- a CDS encoding helix-turn-helix domain-containing protein, whose translation is MNHIDRLLNDLNNMFPLSAGFWNDLPPMMTEKRKKSHSIFLKPGNIAAKAWQLLSGFILVIRIGQRGEEIVERIYYSKQIVTDMNSFFENTPVRFRFEAIGEVKVLEIKKSDVLKLERYPETQKLIQHIIFQDTNAADTKAMMLRLPPLDRIREFLTNHPVDGLPYQYCASLLNLSQEEYIENKVFLESAGFKPLKIVENEDELISTSDTAYKIKAYILKKLGQPDFGETKETADHFSITERTLNRLFVKTFGITVTKFILKRRMEKAYELLNREELTVGEAAAAAGYKDIYHFSRTFKRYYGYPPKETKKR
- a CDS encoding Rpn family recombination-promoting nuclease/putative transposase, whose amino-acid sequence is MPEQSGTIDRSRSAGDEEDQLTRFIDPYSDFGFKHIFGKSPNRDFLIKFLNGVFKDRKVIVDIQYNSTEYKGPGKNYRKTIFDLYCTGHNGEKFIIEIQKAKVDNFKDRSIFYTANLIQEQGIGVIANWDYLLPEIYFLAIMNFKFDNSHPDHFIHDVRLMEINTNQEFYPKIGYIFIEMPKFKKTESQLENELDEWLYILNNLKKLNEIPVSLREKKEYQKVFEAAEVGNLTPEEMNEYQQSLKIQRDNNAVMNYAIKEATAKATSKGLSKGISQGMHKSAIAIAVEMLANNEPIEKIIKYTKLSREEIQKL